A portion of the Homalodisca vitripennis isolate AUS2020 chromosome 2, UT_GWSS_2.1, whole genome shotgun sequence genome contains these proteins:
- the LOC124353858 gene encoding programmed cell death protein 5: MADPELEALRAKRLAQLQSERGIQGGDGIANQKVAEDRKREMEEMKHSILSQVLDQSARARLNTLMLGKPEKGRMVENMLLQMAQRGQIMGRLGENELIGILEQVSGQTQSKTTVKFDRRRAALDDSDDDL; encoded by the exons ATGGCAGATCCAGAGTTAGAGGCATTGCGGGCCAAGAGGTTAGCTCAGTTACAGAGTGAACGAGGAATTCAA GGAGGAGATGGAATTGCAAACCAAAAAGTGGCAGAGGACAGGAAGAGAGAGATGGAAGAAATGAAGCACTCTATTCTGAGTCAAGTGCTTGATCAGTCTGCCCGAGCAAGAT TAAACACATTGATGTTGGGCAAACCAGAGAAGGGCCGGATGGTAGAGAACATGCTGCTACAGATGGCACAGAGGGGGCAAATCATGGGCCGACTCGGTGAGAACGAGCTGATTGGCATTTTGGAGCAAGTCAGTGGCCAGACACAGTCTAAGACTACTGTTAAG TTTGACAGGCGTAGAGCAGCTTTGGACGACTCCGATGATGATTTGTAG